ACGTGTTTCTTTGATATATAATGTGATCGAGATTATGGGGGTGTAACGTCTCGCCTCTTCCAGGCCAGACCCACTTACATCTTGCAGTttttataggtcatagactgccctcacagaccaacacaagtcttttctgcacactttcggaaaagaagttgtattttgttggtatgagtattatattaatcctattaagccctgggccgggatgtcaGAAAAGAAGTGGCCTGGGAAGAACCCAGTCTTTCTGCACACTTCTGGAAAGGATGTCAGAAAAAGTAGTGGGAAGAACCCAGTCTTTTCTGGGCCGGGATGTCAGAAAAGAAGTAGCCTGGGAAGAACCCGGAAAGGATGTCAGAAAAGAAGTAGTAGCCTGGGAAGAACCCAGTCTTTTCTAGGCCGGGATGTCAGAAAAGAAGTAGCCTGGGAAGAACccagtcttttctgcacacttctagaaaagaagttgcaacttgttggtatgagtattctattaatcctattaagctcAATCTAGATATCAGAAAAGAAGTAGTAGCCTGGGAAGAACCCAGTCTTTTCTGGGCCGGGATGTCAGAAAAGAAGTAGCTTGGGAAGAATCCAGTCTTTTCTGCATACTTCTGGaaaaaaagttgcaacttgttggtatgagtattctattaatcctattaagcccaaTCTAGATGTCAGAAAAGTAGTAGTCTGAGAAGAACCCAGTCTTTTTTGGGCTGGGATGTCAGAAAAGAAGTAGCCTGGGAAAAATTTCCCGGTTGGTCGCCCATCCCAAAATTGCTCTagaccaagcacgcttaaccgtagtgttttttttggagatcggcttccggtccagaaaagaagttacaacttgttggtatgagtattctattaatcctgtTAAGCCTTGGGCCGGGATGTCATAGGGGGTGTTTATATAGATCCAGgggtaaagttttggcgtgtcacatcggttattatatagggtgtcgcatgaggtgttcgggtactaataaaaaaactaattacagaatccatcagtaaaccgtgagatgaatttattaggcctaattaatctgtcattagcaaatatttactgtagtaccatattgttaaataatggagcaattaggcttaaaagatttgtctcgtaaattagtcgtaatctgtgtaattagttattttttagtctatatttaatacttcatgcaggtgtttaatgttcgatgtgacatgatgaaaaattttaaggtggaatctaaacagggcatTCATTATGCAAATGAAATCGTCTGGGTTCTGAGCAAAGTGTCGACACACGCAAATAGAGAACGAATTAGACGTTGTTGTTAGAGCCGGTAGCTTGTTGTGTGGTGCTATCTCAATCTTTTGGCTTCTTAATATATTCGTCTCGTATGTTGACAAATATTCCTAATTATTTGATGCACCGATGTGTGCGCCGTGTGTTTTACGATATATATGAATATACCGGCTGCTGTTGTTAGCGAcatagggatttttttttactacagtTGAGTGCTGTTGAGTTGTGACAGTAAGGTGTGATATTAATaagcttttctcttctttttttttggaaggtgTTATAATAAGCTTAATTACGGAAACCTTTGTTGAACTAGCTAGTATTTGCTCTCAAGAATATAGTTTATTTTAACGAAAAATCAGCAAAAATATAGATCCTCACCCTGACCTTTAAGCGTAGATATTGGGCTGAGCTGACATAGTTTGTCATAAAGTCATCCTAAACGCTTCGCtatcaactactccctccaccTAGAATATAAAGAATTATAGagttggacaaaaaaaaatagtagatggAATTAAAAAgaaagggttgtgattggttgagaagtggaggtaagtaagaaaaatgaatggtggagggttgcgATTGTTCTGAAGGGAATGTTGATAAagaagttactatattttgggataaatcctAAGTGctaaaagttatattttgggacggatggagtagtacacTATCTACCATAAAATAATAACTAGAGCACTCGTGTCAAGTCAATAActtataaaaagaaatattcaagaaataccattgacaaataccaaatttcaaaaaataCCATCAACAAATACGAGTTCTCATACAAGCGACTTTATCCCAGAAATGCAATCGCTGTTAGGGTTTCCATTAACACTTTTAGCAGCCCTCCGTAAAGTGCTACAGGATGAGCAGTGCATTTAATAGCGTGAGATGGATGGAACCCTGACAACGATGATATTTCTGGTATAAAATCGCTCGTACAATAATATTTTATAGAACTTGCACTGACATGTTTTGGATTTTGGTGTTTGTCGATGACATTTCTTGAATCTTCTAACTTAAAATCTGATAAGAAGTTTCATGAGAAGGAGTCGAACAGCCAGCTAATTAAGCTACGCTCCAATGAATACTAGCCAAAACCAGCGGTATCTGTATCCTTTCCTCGCACGTATTTTTGGTGTGCTTTGCTTGAGGCAGGCAGCGGCAGCCATGGAGATGGGGTTCAGTGCTTGGACGGGGGCCATGGGCTCTCTTCTCCGGAAGCTCGATTCGCCGCCACAGGCTGGTGATGGTGGTCACATGGAGGCGGCCTACTAGGGGATCCACTCGTTCAGAGACGACCTCGAAGAGAGCCATGGATTCCTGCGCGAGCTGTCGGAGCTGGAGGAGACGACGACCATGGCGGACAAGTGCTGGATGAAGGAGGTGCGCGAGCTGTCCTACGACATCGAGGATTTCTTGGACGAgatcgccctcgccgccgacgccatgcTCATCGCCGGCAAGGTATCCGAGTTCCGGGAACGCGCGCAGGAGGCgagccaacggcggcggcgcaccaggTACGGCCTCTGCCATCCTACGAGCAGGCGGAGCAGCCGCCGGAGATGTTCCTCGTCGTCCACCaggcggccgccaccgcggttcggcgccgacgtcgacgtcgcggcggcggatgaggtcGCCAGGTGGGTggcgaacgacgacggcgaggaggagcgggggCTGAAGGTGGCGGGCGTCGTCGGAGCCGGTGGGACCGGCAAGACGGCGCTCGCCGGGGAGGTGTACCGGCGGCTGGGAGGGCAGTTCGAGCGCCGGGCGTTCGTACGGGCGGCGGAGAAGACCGACCTGGGGAGGCTTCTCAGGGACATGCTCTCGCAGCTGCTTGGGCGCCATCACAAACACCTGCAGGACCACGCTTGCGTCGACACGCCGGATCTTGTTAAATTCATCAGGGAAAGCTTATATCATCGGaggtatatataatttttttcatccattATTTTCTCCCCAGATGTAAATCATTTCAATCGTGTATTTTCAGTGGATGGCcgtctaaagaaaaaaaatctgttttAGCCACatgtaaaaatcatttttctagcaGTGTAAGCTGACGgctgttttattttcttcattttgcGGGGATATATACTCTTCGATCTGCTATAAGTGATTTATCACTAGTTTTAGCTTATATTCATGGTGTTGGATAATTCGATTACGCATTCAATTTTTCCGCCTAATCAATGAAATTCGGTGTTGTCGGAACAAATTTCGTACAAATAGTCTGTATCAAATTTAGAAGAGGGGTGATCTCCTTGGGAGTTGGGGCTACTCGATCAATAGGTAGACTAGCAGGTCATGGATCCAATGATCAACTACACCCTGCTCTTTTTCtcaacgaaaaaaaattaattgtgcGAAAGGAGTcgtaaatatttgatgtttattGGAAgggaaaattttgataaaatttttaaacagTGACCAACAACATTTTCTCAAATAACTAGgcttttttgttttaaaaaaaaatggtatgcatAGATCTGCCTTGAAAATTACTATCATAATATGATAGACTTGttccaatataaaattaatGATTAACCTTTTAAATACATGATAAACTTGTTTGTTGTGAAAAATTAATTCGCAGGTACTTAATTATAATCGATGATTTATGGTCGACATCATTGTGGAATTACCTTCGTCGTGCATTCCCAGAAGACAATAATTCTAGCAGAATAATCATAACTAGCCAAGTCGAGGAAATTGCGTCATCATGTTGCAACTATCACTCCGGGTCCATTTTCAAGATGAGACATCTTACTACAGATAACTCAAGGAAACTATTTTCCAGAGGAGTTCTTGGCTCTAAAGATGGTTTCCCTGGGCATTTCAGGGAAATTTCAGCTGATATTATCAACAGATGTGGTGGTTTGCCGCTTGCGATTGTTAATGCAGCTAGCCTATTAGCAAGCCAACTGGCAGTGATGGATGAACAGGAGCCTTGGAACATATACAATTCATTGGCCTCCAATTTGAGAAGAAATTCCACCACAGAAGTGACAGGACAAATACTGAACATGAGCTACAATAATCTGCCTCATTATCTGAAAACATGCTTGCTCTATCTGAATATATATCCCGCGGATTATACGATCTTGAAGGATGATTTGGTGAAGCAATGGGTAGCTGAAGGTTTTGTAGATGTCATAAAAGATCAAGATTTAGAGGAAATTGCAggaaactattttgatgaaCTTGTGGAAAGAAGAATGGTACAACCTGTGGATGTCTACTATGACAATAAGGTGATTTCCTGTACAGTGCATAGCATGGTTCATGATTTTATTGCACACAGGTCCATCGAAGACAACTTCATCATAGTACTAGATAATTCTCAGAACTCGATCGAAATTTCCGACAAGGTTCGTCGACTGTCACTCCATTTCGGAAATGCAAGATATGCAAAGACTCCAGAAAACATCAGCTTTTCACAAGTTCGAACACTTGGATTCTTTGGAGCTACAAGGTGTTTGCCTTCTGTTGCAGAGTTCAAGATTCTTCGGGTTCTAATCCTTTATGCTTTGGGTGAAAAAAGAGGACCACCAGTTGTTGACCTCCATATCATCGGTGAACTGCATAAGCTAAGATATCTGAAGGTTTCATGTGATTCCAGGATTAAGCTGCCGACCCGGATATCAAGGCTAAAATGCTTGGAGACACTTGAGATAGAAGCAAAAGTAACTGCACTTCCATCGGATATAGTTCATCTGCCACGCTTGCTGCACCTCCGTCTTCCTGACGAGACAAATTTGCCAGATGGCTTTGGAAAGTACATGACTACTCTTGTTACACTAGTAGCATATCTTAATCTCAGTGGTAGCAGCATAGAAAATGTTGAGAGCCTTGTTGATCTGATCAATCTTCAGGATCTTCATCTGACCTGCTGTAATTTGCAGTCAGTCCAGCTTCTTTGGGAAACCATGAACACTTTCGGTTTTGTCATCGAGAGCCTTGTCAACCTCAAATCTTTATCTCTAGCTGTTGGCTTCTTGAACGGGACATCATCCACGGATCATTTCAGTTCAGCTACTACAAGAATGTCATGGCAAATGTGCACTCCTCCTCCGTTGCTTCAGAGAATTGATCTGTCACCTCATGTCTGCACATTCTCCACGCTTCCAAACTGGATCAGAGAGCTTGGCACCCTCTGCATTCTGAAGATTGCAGTCAGGAAACTCGGTGATGGCGACATGGATGTTCTTGGTGGATTGTCTGCACTCACCGTACTGTCGCTCCATGTCAGTGACGCCCCTGAAGAAAGGATCATCTTCCGCGAGGCAGGGTTCCCGGTTCTGAGCTACCTCAAGCTCAGATGCAGCGTAGCAAACCTGGCCTTCGAGGAAAGAGCAATGCCGAGGCTCCGGCGGCTCGTCCTCGGCTTCCGTGCCGCCGGCATAGCGGAGCAGCAGCCCGGCCGGACACCTGTTGGGATGGAGCACCTGCTAAGCCTCGAGGTGGTCACTGCACGGATCGATGCTTCCTGTGCAAACGAAGCTGACAGAATGGCTGCTGAATCTGCACTGAGAAACGTTGTTAAAGCTAGGAATTTGTTCGGAGGAATAGCTCCAGTTGTCAACATTCGTTGGGTAGATCGACAAATAACTTCTACCGAGGAATCAAAGACAGTAGGTGAAGATCAACCAGCAGATTATCCAACTTCAAAGAACGAATTCAGCGGCCGCAGGTATGGATTTTCAGATGCCCACCTGTAAAGAGTTCGTGTTGTTTTTCAGTACTCGTCACCATCAGAAGTCATATCAGCGGGGGAAGCGTTTTCATCCTTAATAGgatatcttttttatttatttatgttatTTAAATAGTTAATAAGAATTTAGTTTTTatgagaatttatttttttacgagatagattaatatgtggcgcaaatatccaactttacattcaacttctacaagttgcagtAAAAATGGTAAATATAACTGTAAATGTACgcatataagataaatttaaatttttattacaAACCTGCAGAAATCAAATTTATCATCAGATTTTGATATGCTAATCACTAAAGTGTGCAACCTCATACGTTGGTGAAGTGATATATATCATATTGAtgtatgttgtcaatttttctaTAACATTTAGGCGACAGGTAAACAATGAGGGGGAAATGAAAATCCCATCTTCGTATCAACGTTACGTTTTGGCGTTCTTCTAGTTTCATTCGTCTATATATTTTCGTACGTTTTCAATCTTCATGTGCCTTGTCTTTATTCATAGAAGATATAATGATGAATAGTGGCTTTATATTATCAGGATTATTGAGTCGTCCAGTCTGCCTGGGAGATCCTTCACATGCCACAATCCAGGTAGCTTATTTAACGAGGCTTTTTACAGTTTCTCGAGGATGTATTATGGTATGTTTTAGTGTAAATTTAAATACCTTTTGGTATGttgttttttaaaagtaacaGGATGTACTACAAACTAATACTCCAAATTATGGTATTTCTGAACAACtgtcaaaagtcaaaactacAAAATTGTTCTTATTTAGAGTATGATTATCGCTTTATTGGCTTGGGATCGGATCCAGTATATATAGATATGGCTCCGTCTGAatatttcttgattttgttcAGGAATGAAATTGCATGAACGAGTGCCCATGACCCCCTGGGAAACAGTATTGGTGTTGTCTGAAAGCTGCTTCTCAATGTTTTCTGGTCCAGAAACTGGGTTCACTTCAACGCCTGCAATTTTCATCGCACGGGGAGCTATTCTAAACAATTCTCTAGAAATTCTATATAATGGACaacatataaatttttgaatagaAAAGTTTGGCTGTTTTGAGAAAAGAGTTCGATAACCGATCTTTATCTTTTTGGAGAAACAACTGTACAATACAAATTGTGGTGAAAGCTTGACAAACATATTTATACTTGAGTTTGCTATGTATATCACTAATTGTGAGTTCATCACTTTCCCTCACTAGTAATATGTCCATGCTAACGCAATGGATACAATCAATATTGTAAATGAGCAACCACAAAGTTGGTCATATGTAGTACATTGAAGCCGTGAACTCCAGCATTCCAACATAATATAATTAGTTCAACAGAAAACAATGTTTCAGAACTACTCCAATACAGCTGACACAAATTTGAGGAGCAGCAACAGTAATGCTCAAACTCGTGACCGGAAGATTTAGAAATGGTTAATTTGATCCGTGCCATTGCAAATATGTCTATTCAGATAAACgtcattacaattcgtctatttaTAGGCATtgcattcaaattttataaaattagaaccatCCCATCGTCGTCACATTTTCTATCTTCTTCTCCATATATGGGCTAAGGCCCACAAGATTAATTCTTTAGAAAGTCACAAaaacccacctcatgggatggcatgtaTGGGGAGTTTAATACCACATTGCCTATTATAGGAGAGGGAGACCTCCTTATGAGGGATGGTGCTTTCCTAGCCAGAGATGTGTGGTGGACAGAACAAGAGGAACACACGCGCACTCGCCACGCCTTGCCAGGCGGCGCATGTATGTGACATGCGCGTGATTTTGGAAACCTAGTTTTTGGAAACACACCGAATAATCCAATGCGTGGAGCgacgtggagtccggataagttacgcgcgacttaccTGGTTTGGTTACGCGGTGTGGAGAAGTCTGGATAAGTTACGCACGACTTACCTGGTTTGGTTACGCGGTGTGGAGAACGTGCAGACGTCCTGATACCTCTATATAAACCtagtcgccgcctcctctcacCGTACGCGAAAACAATCTAGGGTTTGGTTACGCGGTGTGGAGAACGTGCAGACGTCCTGATACCTCTATATAAACCtagtcgccgcctcctctcacCGTACGCGAAAACAATCTAGGGTTTGCATCCTCCTCTGTACTGCATCGTCGCTCGTAGTCTACTCCATTCCACTCGCCAGCGTGCACCGatgatcgggagagcaggtctccgaaATCTTCGCCTTTGACGTCTTGCAcaaggagaaggcggcaataaggttttcgGGAAGCATCTCGCGCGACTGCTTGTAGGTCTTCCATGATGGCTCGTCTTCCTCTATGTTTGAGGGTAGCACATCGACCACAACACTCAGCACCGCACGTTCTTCATGTGGTGCGTGTTGCTCGTCATCAACCCGATCCACAGCCGAATCAAGACCCTCGGTACCGGTACGTGCTTGTGATGTTTCACATAATTGATCTGTCCATGTTTTGCTGTCTAGTTTACAAGTGTAGATCGTATGATGTGGTTGTGCTAGCATTCATGtttaatgtcatgatttatttatggtaTAAATTAAATCTACATGTGATTATATTTTCagcaatccaaaaaccttaatATAGCCattgtgattttactatggctggttttgtcGAAGCACTGAGGCCGGagaaattcaccggtgtgcacttcaagagatggtagatcagggtcactctgtggctgactgctatgaaatgcttctgggttattaatggcaaacctgaaggattTCTTAATGCTGACCGGAAGAAAGAATTCGAggaggccactactctctttgtgggatgcattcttagcgttcttggtgattgactggttgaggtgtATATGCACATGACAGATGCTAAGGAGTTGTGGCATGCACTGAATACCAAATTCAGTGCAACTAATGCTAGAAATGAtctgtatgtcatggagcagttttaTGACTGCAGGATGGTTGACAACCTTTCTGTAGTTGagcaggctcatgagatacatgAGATACagaccatggctaaggaactctgttgacgcgaaaaacacGTACTAGCCTGAGAGATTTGCTTTACTCTAGTgtaggtccaaaaatcttgccttcGGGTtctgagcgtgccagttggtcAGATCCTATcaccaacaagaaacaaaagagAACAAAGTTAAATCTATTAACGATAGCCGATTGGCTAgattgccgatgacgtatcattcaATATCAGTCGATATGGTAAAGATCAGATCGGCAATGGAAGTATGTAGCACAAGAATACATAGGCCCACCTGATCAGCTGTAGATGTCAATAGACATATAACCAGTCACTCAGAATATATTTGAACTAAGTAATTTGGATAGATCGGACAGTATGCCGAGACAGTATCAATCACTTATGTCTAAAATTACTCTGAGAAAAAGATTATATACATTCATATCATAGCCGATGAAGCAAACCTAGggtgtatcggctagtactccgataccactttatatCAAGATATCGTAGTAGATGAAGTATACTGAACAAGAACCGATTTAACATCGGGATGGCCTAATAGATTGACGGCAAGCTTAATATATTTCAAATAAACGAGATCTTAGTATAGAGGGCAGACTTAGCATACCAAGCAAACGCGAGGGCGACAAGATAACTAAGCCAGATAAGATGGGTTGAAACCCTGATGCTATCTCTATTAGCATCTGTAGACAAGCTAGATATTGCAATTCTAAACActacttaatagatcaaactcaactgatgcaacatTAAGTCATGAAGAGAAGTACAGGATCTAAGCGGGCCGACAGAGGCTCTTCTGAGATGGTAGATACGCTATATAACCTAATTCAACGTCGGTAACCAACCTTTGCTGGCTGTTTTCGATGATAGAGGCTAGCCGATGAGATTGTATAATGATATTGATCTAGGTTATATAgcatactacctctgttttttaatagatgacgccgttgactttttctcacatgtttgaccattcgtcttattcaaaaattttatgcaaatgtatatgatataaatcacacttaaagtactatgagtgataaaacaactcataaaaaaataaattataattacgtaaattttttgaataagacgaatggtcaaacatgtgagaaaaagtcaacggtgtcatctattaaaaaacggagggagtatatgataactcagcaattcacataaacaagattagagtgtcatgacgatgtaagcactaatctcgagaacgcaAACCACCATAACAAGCCTCACCTCTTCGTCGGAGATCGAAACTGATACAGCCgaactcgaaagcaagaactcgtcgaaaaaaacaatgaaagtggaaaaagggtggcaatgcgccgaaAGTATTATTGAACTCGTGTTGTTTGTTTACAAGCTATCGggccatatttatacccgaagtACGTGAGATGTCCTCGCTAGACACGACTCTATCTCCATTACAACTTAAAAATACGAACAAGTCCCTTGGGTGTACTCTGACCaaaatatctctaaggaaattaataaaacatcctaattaatagatacaattaccTTTTCTGGACCCTAATCCTTGCGTGGCAATGCCCATGTAGCGCCTTGATCGATCCCGACAATGATTGTAGAACCATCTGTTCGagatcggctgcatcggcttgtCCTTGTCTGATTCAGTATCAGCCAATGCATACAGCAGCTGATGTCGTCCGTAGCCGATGCGTACTCTGCTTCTCATAACCAAATTCCTCCAAATCCGCTTTGGCTCTAGCTTTGAATCCGAACCATgattttaccaaatttggtcgttaacacatgccccccaagtccgcgATATTTGGGGATGTTACGGATTTGCCCGACTCCATTTCCGTTTGTATCTAGGGTTTCTTTTCTGTTTCGGCTGTTGCCGCGCCCTCCCTTTAAATAGAACCGTCCGCTCGAAAAACTTCACGGCCTTCTTTCCGCTTCCTTCGTCTTTAACCAACAAAATTTCCCCACACTTTTCGTCGGCTTCCTCAGCGACCCCGCAGGCAACCCCCTTTGCTCTCGACGGCGCTCGGAACCCCGACAATGGCTTCCGTCAATCCTTCAAGTGCTTCGGTGGCTGAGTTACCTGAGGTAAACGTCATTGACTACGACCATTCTTggtctttttcttctctcgGCGTGTAATTCCTTCTTTGTGATCTTGACTTTGTCCCCTCCTTTACTGTAGCACCTTTCCCATCAGATTGCAATCCCCAATTTGCACCATCAAAATCAGTTTTTTCTGGGCCCAATCGGTAATGTAGATCCCGCTCAATTCATCAATCACTGCTGCACAAGTCATCTTTACCTCCGGTTCGTAAGTGCCTGTTCTCTCGGTTATACAACTGGGAGTccaaatccgggactaaagataactaAAGatagatatctttagtcccgggtaaaatAACCGGGACAAAAGTTGATcgttagtctcggttggtgttaccaaccgggactaaagaggagGAAAGCGGCAGTCCCGGTTTccacttttttttcattgtttctttaCCAGATGcatttttccttctattttctTCCAAATTGGATGGGATCTATGCATATCCCTCAATAATCAAATCCctaatccccaaatcaaaataTAACATCTCAATACATTCACATCACAGATTGCATCTCAGAAACATACAATAAATCCCagaaatcaaatacatcacagattgcATCTCAGAAACATACAATAAATCTCAAATTCTCAAAAGAATTACACATCTTATGGAATcacaaattgcaaaaaaaaaaaacaaatgaatcgGCCACcagccgcctgcccgccgcagccgccgctgcttggcccgccgccgccgccctccgcagccgccaccgctcggccacccaccgccgctcgGCCTGCCGCCacggccctccgccgccgccgccgctcggccacGCCGGcacccgccgccctccgccgccgctcgatctGCAATGAGAGAAGGCAGGAGGGAGAGGATAAGGCtagaaggaaggagaggaaaagGCAAAGAAAAGAATAAGAGAGTAAAAATAGAA
The sequence above is drawn from the Oryza glaberrima chromosome 10, OglaRS2, whole genome shotgun sequence genome and encodes:
- the LOC127786101 gene encoding disease resistance protein RGA5-like translates to MADKCWMKEVRELSYDIEDFLDEIALAADAMLIAGKVSEFRERAQEASQRRRRTRYGLCHPTSRRSSRRRCSSSSTRRPPPRFGADVDVAAADEVARWVANDDGEEERGLKVAGVVGAGGTGKTALAGEVYRRLGGQFERRAFVRAAEKTDLGRLLRDMLSQLLGRHHKHLQDHACVDTPDLVKFIRESLYHRRYLIIIDDLWSTSLWNYLRRAFPEDNNSSRIIITSQVEEIASSCCNYHSGSIFKMRHLTTDNSRKLFSRGVLGSKDGFPGHFREISADIINRCGGLPLAIVNAASLLASQLAVMDEQEPWNIYNSLASNLRRNSTTEVTGQILNMSYNNLPHYLKTCLLYLNIYPADYTILKDDLVKQWVAEGFVDVIKDQDLEEIAGNYFDELVERRMVQPVDVYYDNKVISCTVHSMVHDFIAHRSIEDNFIIVLDNSQNSIEISDKVRRLSLHFGNARYAKTPENISFSQVRTLGFFGATRCLPSVAEFKILRVLILYALGEKRGPPVVDLHIIGELHKLRYLKVSCDSRIKLPTRISRLKCLETLEIEAKVTALPSDIVHLPRLLHLRLPDETNLPDGFGKYMTTLVTLVAYLNLSGSSIENVESLVDLINLQDLHLTCCNLQSVQLLWETMNTFGFVIESLVNLKSLSLAVGFLNGTSSTDHFSSATTRMSWQMCTPPPLLQRIDLSPHVCTFSTLPNWIRELGTLCILKIAVRKLGDGDMDVLGGLSALTVLSLHVSDAPEERIIFREAGFPVLSYLKLRCSVANLAFEERAMPRLRRLVLGFRAAGIAEQQPGRTPVGMEHLLSLEVVTARIDASCANEADRMAAESALRNVVKARNLFGGIAPVVNIRWVDRQITSTEESKTVGEDQPADYPTSKNEFSGRRIIESSSLPGRSFTCHNPGMKLHERVPMTPWETVLVLSESCFSMFSGPETGFTSTPAIFIARGAILNNSLEILYNGQHINF